AAGTGCTGGCCACTACCTCATTCAAGCCTTGACTGTTTCAGTGATAGCGAGACCTCTGGCCTACCCCCAGTGGAAAAGGGACAAGGATTGAGTCATGTGCTGGCCACTACCTCATTCAAGCCTTGACTGTTTCAGTGATAGCAAGACCTATGGCTATACCCCTGGTGGAAAGGGGACAAGGATTGAGTCATGTGCTGGCCACTACCTCATTCAAGCCTCGACTGTATCAGTGTTAGCGAGACCTCTGGCCTACCCCCAGTGGAAAGCGGACAAGGATTGAGTCATGTGCTGACCACTACCTCATTTGAGCCTTGACTGTTTCAGTGATGGCGAGACCTCCGACTACCCCCAGTGGAAAAGGGACAAGGATTGAGTCATGTGCTGGCCACTACCTCATTCAAGCCTCGACTGTATCAGTGTTAGCGAGACCTCTGGCCTACCCCCAGTGGAAAGGGGACAAGGATTGAGTCATGTGCTGGCCACTACCTCATTTGAGCCTGGACTGTTTCAGTGATGGCGAGACCTCTGACTACCCCCAGTGGAAAGGGGACAAGGATTGTGTCATATGCTGGCCACTACCTCATTCAAGCCTAGACTGTTTCAGTGATAGCCCAACCCCAGTTGAAAGGGGTAAAGGATTGCGTCTTGTGCTGGCCTCTACCTTTAAGCCTTGGAGCCAAGGCTTAAAGGCTTAAACCCAGTGTCTGATTGACTGTCTTAAGAACACATGGTTTGGAAATGAATATCTACAAGTATGGATCCATCCcttacaataaataaacacaatgcCTGTAAGAACATTCAATGTAAATGAATcacactcatttaaaaaaactattattcttggaagttgaaaaacaaaaatcaaaaccaacACCACCACTGACGTAGAATTGGGTAACTTGtaggaatttgattttaaaccaCTGGGTCATAATGTTTGAAATACAgactcattttttttaattttttaaaaatcagtttGGTTTCCAGAACTTTTTGTTTACGTCTATTTgaaagtaattattttgttgactcTTGGGTGATCAGTATACATTGAATGTTCTTGCAGTTAATAAAATGAATGAGACATTTGTAATGACATTTGAACAGTCTTTACATCACGTAGAAATGATCGGATTATAAATGTGCTGTACAGTTAAGTTTTTTAGAAGGCCGCAAACATCCCTTTTTCGGATTGAAAATGTTATGCATGATTACCAAAGTTATATGGGATttaaaaaagttacaaaaagttgtataaatttttgttcaagttggtactcaaaaacaaaacaaaaaactgagaGAATTTTGTTTGAGAATTTAGACCCCAAAAAGATCAAATCCAGGTGATGTAAATTCCTGTTTATCtttaaagaagttttttttaaatgtaaactttACATGTGTACATTACATCAACTCCGATTTCAACAGGCTGATGGCGACTCTTAACGTGATGTCAACTCTGTTTCCCACAGGCTGATGGCGATCCCAGGTTGCTGTGAAGTTCCTCCATGCAGTCCTGCGATCTTGAGATGTCTACCTGAAATACATAAGaaaaaagatgaaagaaaacattataccaacaggaaatattaaaaaataataataactaatctaatattattaaaaattcaaacaacCAATCATTGCTCCTTACATTAGcgcccaggggccaatttcatagcgctgctaagcacaaaaatttgcttagcatgaaattttggccttgataaaaagagatttaccaaccaaatttccttgtgtttttgaggattaaacaaacaacagctgaatacaagtggttggtaatcctgtttttatcaaggaagaaatttcatgcgaagcaaatttgtgtgcttagcagcgctatgaaattggcagGTCACTTGGCCAATAATAATTCTGTAAAATTTCCCCAGGCTGCTGTGGAGCTGTAGaggtcaggcctggaattacaattttttaagtggaaggccactttggccttgggGCAGGCTAAACTTtggagggcaccaaggccagaagggcaccaaggccagaaGGGCACCgatgcaaaacatttcaaaattgagAAGGCGGGAAGGCCATGAAGTTATCGAAAAGGTATCTAGTCATgtcaattaatttttaaaaaaattggcgagaggtttccctacgggtggtaAACCCATTGAAACAGTTTATGAATAAGATgttgataaatcatatcttattcATAGGGCCTATAGAAAACCTAAAGCATTTTGTCAAAAGAAGAcaagtaaaaacaataaaatttaatttaatttcaatgaagaagACAACAATTCATCGCAAATATAAATCTCGCTTCAAGCGCCCTTTTTGCgactttattttggcaaattccttcgaaaacaatttccaagagtcatttcattcaccaTATTTGTCTGTTCCATCACTGAGCGATACCATATATGGGCATTACTGACAACAGTGCCCTCTGTTGGTCACTTCATGTAATAACCCACACGGGGAGCATTGTGTTGACTGTATGGGTAGGTACTGCTGATCGCTTCAATGGTTGagttttcatgttttttctgttttaaatatttttgtcttcatCAACCCAAAATCTTTTACTTAGGGGTAGGCTAATGGTtacaaaaaaagtgaaaaatgtgAATTATTTACCATGTTGAATTGATGTAATTTTTGGCTCGCTGTCTGGCTGCTGAAATATGTTGGCCACAATCCACTGACTGACTAGTTGATTAGCTGGTAAGCTTGGTGGCTGGTATAGTTGGTTGGCCTGGTTTGTATGATGATCTGTTGACAGGTCACTCAACTCCAGGGTGGCTGCATTCTTCTGGTTGACTAGCATCAGTTTTGTGGTGAGTGACGAGGACGAGCTTGCTGGAGTTGAGCACATGGCTACAGTCTGCTGTTGACGGCCTGCCTGGCCTGAAGGACCTAAACGGGTTAGCGTCCAGGCTGCGAGTTCACTGCCCATGATTTGTTGACTGGCTGATATGCCTCACTAAAGTTCAGAGAAATCAGGGATAAAGGTTAAAATGATTATTCAAGCCTGAACATTACTCTCTTCTACAAGCAAAGCTAAGCAATTGTGGACTTTATAACACAAGGCTCAGCAGACAAGTAGGGAGTTTTATTTTGCATTGTTTGCTTTAAGGTTTTTGAGCATGTGCAAAGTAAAACTGACCCCAACACAAGTCTCCCCGATGAGCCTAAGAAATCAAAATGACTTCTTTTCAAATGGAGATTGCGTTCCAATTTGACTACAGTTTTCTCATGCACTGTGAAAGCCAAAAAAGTGCATTGAATTCCTTTAAATTTTTACTGTTTGACTGCAAATTCTCAGAAGATCAAGTGCATCAGAATTGTGCTAAAAAATTCATGTTAAataacataatctacccaggtacacacattgatacctcacaatgcaatgcctaaaatcccATAATATTCTTATTGTACTTACTTGTAGACTGCATTGATTGTCTGCTCAGCACTTGAGGTCAAGAGGTCAGGTAGGTAGTCACACTGATGACCTGTAGATAAATCCTCAATGGGTTTCATGGTTCTGGCGTCTGGAGTGGAGGCTAACCTCTGATGATGTTGAAGAGCAAGAGAATGAGAGACCATGGAGAGGCGTAGCTGACCTTCAGAGACGACATCTTGCTTGAGTGTGAAAGATCTCAGAAGAACTCATGGAGAACTCCATGTGGAACTGTTATAAGATCAATAGTTGAAGTAGTAGCCAGGAGAATCCATGTGCTGGCCTGTGGCTATTAAGAAGCACCCATTTTGTGTATTTGCTTTTAAAGTTATAGTCTCTCCATACTGACATAGCTGGGTCAGTGTCCGGGTCAACAAGAAGGGATGCAGTGCAGACTATTGGTGAAGACAGTTTCTCACCATTCTCAGTGCTGACTAGGACTAGTGCTGACCCCCTCTGGCAAGATGTATCtgcatgaaaataaataagtacaTGGTTAAATAATTTGCTTGTTGACAAAATGAACAAGACGTACAGGGAAACATACAGAGTACAAAAAACAAAGTACAAGAAATGCCATGAAACTACACAGGATCCAGGCCTTGCTTAGGCTTTCTGCAAAGTAACACACCAAGGCAGTTTAACTGTGCATTTTACttgccaggcctggaattacaaatattttaaaggggAGGGTCACTTTTGGAGGGTACCTTGGCCAGTAGaaagagcaccaaggccaaacgTTTCAAAATAAAGAAGGCGTGAAGGCCAATAAGTTATTGAATGGTTCACAAGCTTTATTAAACAAGTATATTAAAAATTAGaaaattggccagaggtttccctaaGGGTGGTAAACCCAATGAAACAGGTTTTATGAataagatattgataaatcatatcttattcataaataaaCCAAACGATTTTGGTCAAAAGAAgacaagtaaaaataaaattgagaaATAGTGCGCCTACAAAGGCAAAAAGTGAACCACATTTTTGTGTCACAAATAAGAGAATCAATGTggggtgaagaggttttcaactagtggtttaaacccaacgaggccttgtgcttgataattttaccgagacgaagtcaaggtaagttatcaagaaccaggccacgatgggtttaaaccactagttgaaaaccgattcaacacactttgattcccattcataaataccttttcggtcaaaaaacaacatttttggtcaaaaagtaaaatataaatgcaaaaactacAATTGTTCAATGGTTTCTtgcaacacaacacccctccagctatgaaatggtaaggccctccgtcgccctcgggtaaacaactcctaataagggaatgctgtgcgcgtcgcgcgtatcgcgtgatgtggcacagctgTCCAGGCCGttgttctcgaccaataggaatgaagaaactgtcttataagcacaggtgcaagctcgcgtgtcacgcccatgtttcaacactttttactggtcataaacaaaggtttatacacacccacgtgacgcg
This sequence is a window from Asterias rubens chromosome 19, eAstRub1.3, whole genome shotgun sequence. Protein-coding genes within it:
- the LOC117302875 gene encoding uncharacterized protein LOC117302875; the encoded protein is MGSELAAWTLTRLGPSGQAGRQQQTVAMCSTPASSSSSLTTKLMLVNQKNAATLELSDLSTDHHTNQANQLYQPPSLPANQLVSQWIVANIFQQPDSEPKITSIQHGRHLKIAGLHGGTSQQPGIAISLWETELTSR